One region of Juglans microcarpa x Juglans regia isolate MS1-56 chromosome 7S, Jm3101_v1.0, whole genome shotgun sequence genomic DNA includes:
- the LOC121240984 gene encoding beta-glucosidase 12-like isoform X6, which translates to MERRGGTRSDSSFGTFPNWCHKDRIQDGSNGDVTVDQYHRYKEDVGIMRQMGLDAYRFSISWSRVLPNGRLSGGVNMEGIKYYNNLINELLAKGLKPFVTLFHFDLPQSLEDDYGGFLSPHIVNDFRDYTEVCFKEFGDRVKHWITLNEPTSYSIGGYASGAIPPGRCSDWQNQYCTKGNSGTEPYLVIHHQLHAHAAAVKAYRQKYQKRQKGTIGISLETGWIVPYSKARHHRNAMLRALDFRIGWLMDPLINGDYPHSMRSLVGNRLPKFTKEQSKLVNRSFDFIGLNYYTAYYAAYAPQHNAGNASYFTDSRANLSTEHNGIPIGPQAASEWLHLYPRGIRDLLLYIKQKYHNPLIYITENGIDEFNNATLSLEEALVDNQRIEYYCSHLWYLQKAIRDGVNVKGYFAWSLLDNFEWNSGYTVRFGINYVDYKDGCKRHPKLSAHWFTNFLKK; encoded by the exons ATGGAAAGAAGAGGAGGCACAAGGTCAGACTCATCTTTCGGAACCTTCCCCAACTGGTGTCATAAAG ATAGGATACAAGATGGCAGTAATGGAGACGTAACTGTTGATCAATACCATCGCTATAAG GAAGACGTTGGGATTATGAGGCAAATGGGTTTAGATGCATACAGGTTCTCAATCTCTTGGTCCCGAGTTTTACCAA ACGGAAGGCTAAGTGGGGGTGTGAACATGGAAGGAATCAAATACTACAACAACCTCATCAATGAACTTCTAGCCAAAG GTCTAAAGCCCTTTGTGACTCTCTTTCACTTTGATCTTCCCCAATCCTTGGAAGATGATTATGGTGGTTTCTTAAGTCCACATATTGT GAATGATTTTCGGGACTATACCGAGGTTTGCTTCAAGGAATTTGGCGATCGGGTGAAGCACTGGATCACACTGAATGAGCCAACGAGCTACAGCATAGGTGGTTATGCATCTGGGGCTATACCGCCAGGGCGATGTTCTGATTGGCAAAATCAGTATTGCACCAAAGGAAATTCTGGAACAGAACCATATTTGGTGATACACCACCAGCTTCATGCCCATGCAGCTGCTGTTAAAGCGTACCGGCAAAAGTATCAG AAAAGACAAAAGGGCACTATAGGTATATCGCTCGAGACAGGCTGGATAGTGCCATATTCTAAAGCAAGACATCATCGTAATGCTATGCTACGGGCTCTTGATTTCAGAATTGGATG GTTAATGGACCCCTTGATCAATGGTGACTATCCACATAGCATGCGATCTCTGGTTGGAAACCGATTACCCAAATTTACCAAAGAACAATCTAAGCTCGTAAACAGGTCATTTGACTTTATCGGATTAAACTACTATACTGCTTATTATGCAGCCTATGCACCTCAACATAATGCTGGAAATGCAAGCTACTTTACGGATTCTCGTGCTAATCTTTCAA CTGAGCACAATGGAATCCCCATTGGTCCACAG GCAGCTTCAGAATGGCTTCATCTATATCCAAGAGGAATTCGAGATCTTTTGCTCTACATAAAGCAGAAGTACCATAATCCACTAATTTACATCACTGAGAATG GAATTGATGAGTTCAATAATGCCACCTTGTCACTAGAGGAGGCTCTTGTGGACAACCAAAGAATTGAATACTATTGTAGTCATCTTTGGTATCTTCAGAAGGCTATCAG gGATGGTGTAAATGTTAAGGGATACTTTGCATGGTCCTTGTTGGACAACTTTGAATGGAATTCAGGTTACACTGTTCGGTTTGGCATCAACTATGTAGACTACAAGGATGGATGTAAAAGACACCCAAAACTTTCAGCGCATTGGTTCACGAATTTCCTCAAGAAATAG
- the LOC121240984 gene encoding beta-glucosidase 12-like isoform X8 has product MRQMGLDAYRFSISWSRVLPNGRLSGGVNMEGIKYYNNLINELLAKGLKPFVTLFHFDLPQSLEDDYGGFLSPHIVNDFRDYTEVCFKEFGDRVKHWITLNEPTSYSIGGYASGAIPPGRCSDWQNQYCTKGNSGTEPYLVIHHQLHAHAAAVKAYRQKYQKRQKGTIGISLETGWIVPYSKARHHRNAMLRALDFRIGWLMDPLINGDYPHSMRSLVGNRLPKFTKEQSKLVNRSFDFIGLNYYTAYYAAYAPQHNAGNASYFTDSRANLSTEHNGIPIGPQAASEWLHLYPRGIRDLLLYIKQKYHNPLIYITENGIDEFNNATLSLEEALVDNQRIEYYCSHLWYLQKAIRDGVNVKGYFAWSLLDNFEWNSGYTVRFGINYVDYKDGCKRHPKLSAHWFTNFLKK; this is encoded by the exons ATGAGGCAAATGGGTTTAGATGCATACAGGTTCTCAATCTCTTGGTCCCGAGTTTTACCAA ACGGAAGGCTAAGTGGGGGTGTGAACATGGAAGGAATCAAATACTACAACAACCTCATCAATGAACTTCTAGCCAAAG GTCTAAAGCCCTTTGTGACTCTCTTTCACTTTGATCTTCCCCAATCCTTGGAAGATGATTATGGTGGTTTCTTAAGTCCACATATTGT GAATGATTTTCGGGACTATACCGAGGTTTGCTTCAAGGAATTTGGCGATCGGGTGAAGCACTGGATCACACTGAATGAGCCAACGAGCTACAGCATAGGTGGTTATGCATCTGGGGCTATACCGCCAGGGCGATGTTCTGATTGGCAAAATCAGTATTGCACCAAAGGAAATTCTGGAACAGAACCATATTTGGTGATACACCACCAGCTTCATGCCCATGCAGCTGCTGTTAAAGCGTACCGGCAAAAGTATCAG AAAAGACAAAAGGGCACTATAGGTATATCGCTCGAGACAGGCTGGATAGTGCCATATTCTAAAGCAAGACATCATCGTAATGCTATGCTACGGGCTCTTGATTTCAGAATTGGATG GTTAATGGACCCCTTGATCAATGGTGACTATCCACATAGCATGCGATCTCTGGTTGGAAACCGATTACCCAAATTTACCAAAGAACAATCTAAGCTCGTAAACAGGTCATTTGACTTTATCGGATTAAACTACTATACTGCTTATTATGCAGCCTATGCACCTCAACATAATGCTGGAAATGCAAGCTACTTTACGGATTCTCGTGCTAATCTTTCAA CTGAGCACAATGGAATCCCCATTGGTCCACAG GCAGCTTCAGAATGGCTTCATCTATATCCAAGAGGAATTCGAGATCTTTTGCTCTACATAAAGCAGAAGTACCATAATCCACTAATTTACATCACTGAGAATG GAATTGATGAGTTCAATAATGCCACCTTGTCACTAGAGGAGGCTCTTGTGGACAACCAAAGAATTGAATACTATTGTAGTCATCTTTGGTATCTTCAGAAGGCTATCAG gGATGGTGTAAATGTTAAGGGATACTTTGCATGGTCCTTGTTGGACAACTTTGAATGGAATTCAGGTTACACTGTTCGGTTTGGCATCAACTATGTAGACTACAAGGATGGATGTAAAAGACACCCAAAACTTTCAGCGCATTGGTTCACGAATTTCCTCAAGAAATAG